One Kangiella geojedonensis DNA segment encodes these proteins:
- a CDS encoding serine/threonine protein kinase, with product MTKENPFEALTPDFILDAVESRGLYSDGRAIALNSYENRVLQIGIEDTNPVIAKFYRPNRWTQEQILEEHRFCFELVEQELPVVAPMVTNGESLFKYGDYYCALFERKGGHAPELDNLDNLFTLGRFLGRIHRVGQAKTYQQRPSLTPQTYGHDSIDYIIEHALPAEVKMPYESLARDIMKLVDELWQRAGQQKSIRVHGDCHVGNILWRDDNPHFVDLDDSRMAPAVQDIWMLLSGERDQQQQQLMEIIEGYQEFCDFNVAELQLVECLRTLRMIYHSAWLARRWHDPAFKFAFPYFGSVQYWQEQILDLRVQFAELQEAPVSLPHY from the coding sequence ATGACCAAAGAAAACCCTTTCGAGGCTTTAACGCCCGATTTTATTCTTGATGCGGTCGAATCGAGAGGGCTTTATTCGGATGGCCGTGCTATTGCTCTGAACAGTTATGAAAATCGCGTTCTTCAAATTGGCATTGAAGATACGAATCCAGTTATTGCCAAGTTCTATCGACCGAATCGTTGGACCCAAGAGCAAATTTTAGAGGAACATCGGTTCTGTTTTGAGCTGGTTGAACAGGAGTTACCCGTTGTTGCTCCTATGGTCACCAATGGTGAGAGCTTGTTTAAGTATGGGGATTACTACTGTGCTTTGTTCGAGCGTAAGGGTGGCCATGCTCCTGAGTTGGATAATCTCGACAACCTTTTCACCTTAGGACGTTTTCTTGGTCGGATCCATCGTGTAGGGCAAGCCAAAACTTACCAGCAGCGACCATCATTAACACCCCAAACCTACGGTCATGACAGCATCGACTATATTATTGAGCATGCTTTACCTGCCGAAGTTAAAATGCCCTACGAAAGCCTAGCACGAGATATTATGAAGCTGGTGGATGAGTTATGGCAAAGAGCAGGGCAACAAAAGTCTATTCGAGTTCATGGCGACTGCCACGTGGGTAATATTTTATGGCGCGATGATAATCCTCATTTTGTTGATTTAGACGACTCACGAATGGCCCCAGCGGTTCAAGATATATGGATGTTACTGTCTGGTGAGCGTGATCAGCAACAGCAGCAGCTCATGGAAATCATCGAAGGGTATCAAGAGTTTTGTGACTTTAATGTAGCAGAATTACAGCTGGTTGAATGTTTACGAACCTTACGCATGATATATCACAGCGCATGGCTAGCGCGTCGTTGGCATGATCCTGCGTTTAAATTTGCCTTTCCTTATTTTGGCTCTGTCCAGTATTGGCAAGAGCAAATTCTAGATTTACGGGTTCAATTTGCAGAGCTTCAGGAGGCTCCAGTCAGTTTGCCTCACTATTAA
- a CDS encoding C40 family peptidase gives MTIKQLHTFTQLTILATVILVLSSCASTPRKTQQADSSRDGAQQLPPSKNTQGDKGLTIAHIAESMVGVDYRYGGSHPDEGFDCSGLVFYSHTQVGEQVPRVSYAQLAASYEVDKEDIKPGDLLFYRINGKPSHVGIYIGHGQFVHAPSSGKKVRVSSVENVYFKPRFIRAGRLYTNDD, from the coding sequence ATGACAATAAAGCAGCTACATACTTTTACACAGCTCACCATACTCGCAACCGTAATATTGGTGCTAAGTAGCTGTGCCAGTACCCCGAGAAAAACTCAGCAAGCGGACAGCTCCCGTGATGGGGCTCAGCAACTTCCTCCAAGTAAAAACACTCAAGGCGATAAGGGACTTACCATTGCTCACATTGCCGAATCTATGGTTGGTGTGGATTATCGGTATGGTGGCAGTCATCCAGATGAAGGGTTTGATTGCAGTGGACTCGTTTTCTATTCTCATACCCAAGTTGGGGAGCAGGTTCCGCGAGTTTCGTATGCTCAGTTAGCAGCATCCTACGAAGTGGATAAGGAAGATATCAAGCCTGGAGACTTATTGTTTTATCGTATCAATGGTAAACCGTCTCATGTTGGAATCTATATCGGTCATGGTCAATTTGTCCATGCCCCATCTAGCGGTAAAAAAGTTCGAGTTAGTTCGGTTGAGAATGTATACTTCAAACCTCGCTTTATAAGGGCGGGGCGCTTATACACCAACGACGATTAG
- a CDS encoding GIY-YIG nuclease family protein, giving the protein MTDSEKTHQDWHLYILRCKDGTLYTGITNDLNRRFEEHQTNSPRCAKYLRGRQPLTMIYHTQFDNKSLALKAEIKVKKLTASQKKLLASGQLVINEIADTH; this is encoded by the coding sequence ATGACTGACTCTGAAAAAACACATCAAGATTGGCATTTATATATCCTCCGTTGCAAAGATGGAACCCTTTACACCGGTATCACTAATGACCTCAATCGTCGCTTTGAAGAGCATCAAACTAACAGCCCACGATGTGCTAAATATCTTCGGGGGCGCCAGCCCCTAACCATGATTTATCACACTCAGTTTGATAATAAATCGCTCGCCTTAAAAGCTGAAATAAAAGTCAAAAAACTCACTGCAAGCCAGAAAAAGCTTTTGGCTTCTGGACAGCTTGTGATCAACGAAATTGCTGACACTCACTAG
- a CDS encoding M48 family metallopeptidase, with protein MKQEGINNLNSFDYEVVRSDRKTLSIEVHHQKVKVRAPQKAPDDWIENFVYQKAQWIARKLVEQAEKNESRIKLQTGEEVSFMGRQRVLEVTQGASKIQLSDNELLIRTKELTHESMAKQLDRWLLNQAKELLPQKVQSWAEVMGLQKKLTGVRFRKTKTQWGHCTRQGMVQLNQLILLTPMFVIDYLIIHELSHLKHLNHSKRFWALVEKYCPDYQKAEVWLKQYGHSVWY; from the coding sequence GTGAAGCAAGAAGGCATCAACAATTTAAACAGCTTTGACTATGAGGTGGTACGTAGCGATCGTAAAACCTTATCGATAGAAGTCCATCATCAGAAGGTTAAAGTTAGAGCGCCTCAAAAAGCACCCGACGACTGGATTGAAAACTTTGTGTATCAAAAGGCACAGTGGATTGCTCGTAAGCTTGTCGAACAAGCGGAAAAGAATGAAAGCCGTATAAAACTACAGACAGGCGAAGAAGTTAGTTTTATGGGACGGCAGCGTGTCTTGGAAGTCACCCAAGGGGCAAGCAAAATACAGCTTTCTGATAACGAGCTTCTGATCCGTACTAAAGAGCTGACTCACGAATCAATGGCCAAACAGCTCGATCGTTGGCTATTAAATCAGGCAAAAGAGTTGCTGCCGCAAAAAGTCCAATCTTGGGCCGAAGTGATGGGGTTACAAAAGAAACTAACGGGTGTTCGATTTCGTAAAACCAAAACCCAATGGGGACATTGCACACGGCAGGGCATGGTACAACTGAATCAGCTGATACTGTTAACGCCCATGTTTGTGATTGATTACCTCATTATCCACGAACTCAGTCACCTCAAGCATCTTAATCACTCGAAGCGCTTTTGGGCGCTTGTCGAAAAATACTGCCCAGACTATCAGAAAGCCGAGGTCTGGCTTAAACAATACGGGCATAGCGTGTGGTACTGA
- the trhO gene encoding oxygen-dependent tRNA uridine(34) hydroxylase TrhO, which yields MTDTASNAATAPIVVCALYKFVTLENFEEIRQPLLDVMLDNDVKGTLLLASEGINGTIAGTRQGIDHVLAWIKSDERLAELDYKESYDETMPFYRTKVKLKKEIVTMGVEGIDPKEVVGTYVKPKDWNALISDPEVLLIDTRNDYEVGIGTFKGAVNPKTETFREFPEYVKENLDPEKHKKVAMFCTGGIRCEKSTAYLKEQGFENVFHLEGGILKYLEEVEKDDTLWEGECFVFDNRVAVDHDLQKGQYDQCHACRMPITEEEMQHDKYVKGVSCPHCYDKQTPEQRQRYLERERQVQLAKARGEKHIGSEVITSIAKRKQLKKQLKQQQSAKSQIAD from the coding sequence ATGACTGATACTGCTTCAAATGCAGCGACAGCTCCTATTGTTGTCTGCGCCTTATACAAATTTGTAACTCTCGAAAACTTCGAAGAAATTCGCCAACCCTTACTTGATGTCATGCTGGATAATGACGTTAAAGGTACCTTGTTGCTCGCTAGTGAAGGCATTAACGGCACTATCGCTGGAACGCGACAGGGGATTGATCATGTTCTAGCTTGGATTAAAAGTGATGAGCGTCTGGCTGAGTTGGATTATAAAGAGTCTTATGATGAGACTATGCCGTTCTACCGTACCAAGGTTAAGTTGAAGAAAGAAATAGTGACCATGGGTGTTGAAGGTATAGATCCAAAAGAAGTGGTTGGAACTTACGTTAAACCTAAAGATTGGAACGCACTCATTTCAGATCCTGAAGTCTTGTTGATCGACACACGCAATGATTACGAGGTTGGAATCGGTACTTTTAAAGGTGCAGTGAACCCTAAAACAGAAACTTTTCGTGAGTTCCCAGAGTATGTTAAAGAAAACCTTGATCCTGAAAAGCACAAGAAAGTTGCGATGTTCTGTACTGGCGGTATTCGTTGCGAGAAATCGACGGCTTATTTAAAAGAGCAGGGGTTCGAGAATGTATTCCACTTAGAGGGGGGCATTTTAAAGTACCTAGAAGAAGTTGAGAAAGACGACACCTTATGGGAAGGCGAGTGTTTCGTGTTTGATAACCGTGTTGCAGTTGATCATGACTTACAGAAAGGTCAGTATGATCAGTGTCACGCTTGCCGCATGCCCATTACTGAAGAAGAAATGCAGCACGACAAGTATGTTAAAGGCGTGAGCTGCCCTCACTGCTATGATAAGCAAACTCCTGAGCAGCGCCAGCGCTATTTAGAGCGTGAGCGTCAGGTTCAGTTAGCTAAGGCTCGTGGAGAAAAGCATATTGGTTCTGAAGTGATTACGTCGATTGCTAAGCGTAAACAGTTGAAGAAGCAGTTAAAGCAGCAACAGTCTGCAAAATCACAGATTGCGGATTAA
- the arfB gene encoding alternative ribosome rescue aminoacyl-tRNA hydrolase ArfB → MSLFISKNISLGDYEIDLQAIRAQGAGGQNVNKVASAIHLRFSIPNSSLPKDVKERLLNSNDSRITTDGVLVIKAQSHRTQERNRDDALKRLRLAVQRCLKAPKKRIPTKPSKAAKRRRLDNKKQQSQKKSLRGKVDL, encoded by the coding sequence ATGTCCCTGTTTATAAGCAAGAACATTTCGCTTGGCGACTATGAAATTGATTTACAGGCCATTCGCGCTCAAGGTGCGGGTGGTCAAAATGTTAATAAAGTCGCCTCAGCGATTCACTTACGTTTTAGTATCCCTAACTCTTCGTTACCTAAAGATGTTAAGGAGCGGTTGTTGAATAGCAATGACTCTCGAATAACCACAGACGGTGTGTTAGTAATTAAGGCACAGAGCCATCGTACTCAAGAGCGCAACCGTGATGATGCTTTAAAGCGTTTGCGACTGGCGGTTCAACGTTGTTTAAAAGCGCCAAAAAAACGTATCCCCACCAAGCCATCAAAAGCAGCTAAGCGTCGCCGATTAGATAACAAGAAGCAACAAAGCCAAAAAAAGTCACTGCGCGGCAAAGTCGATCTATAG
- a CDS encoding PspC domain-containing protein: MAELRKSKDKVIAGVCGGLAKWLGWDMTLTRIIYTLLTIGTAFAGVIIYIILWIVMPNE; this comes from the coding sequence ATGGCAGAGTTAAGAAAGTCGAAAGATAAAGTGATTGCGGGCGTCTGTGGCGGCTTAGCAAAGTGGCTGGGTTGGGATATGACCCTAACGCGAATTATTTATACATTATTAACTATTGGTACTGCCTTTGCTGGTGTTATCATTTACATTATTTTGTGGATAGTTATGCCAAACGAATAA
- a CDS encoding peroxiredoxin translates to MIKVGDKLPNVAVKVMGKEGPEDIQTDILFSGNKVVLFAVPGAFTPTCSAAHLPGFVVNFDQFKEKGVDTVACMSVNDAFVMNAWSKDQNAENLLMIADGNADFSEALGLDVDATAYGMGVRSKRFALIAEDGVVTALEVDDKGLDKSSAEHILNQL, encoded by the coding sequence ATGATTAAAGTTGGTGATAAACTGCCAAATGTCGCAGTTAAAGTGATGGGTAAAGAAGGGCCGGAAGATATTCAAACGGATATTCTCTTCTCTGGAAATAAGGTCGTTTTATTTGCCGTACCAGGAGCTTTCACACCTACTTGCTCCGCTGCGCACTTGCCTGGTTTTGTGGTTAACTTTGACCAGTTTAAAGAGAAGGGTGTTGATACGGTGGCCTGTATGTCAGTAAACGATGCTTTTGTGATGAATGCTTGGAGTAAAGACCAAAATGCGGAGAATTTATTGATGATTGCCGATGGTAATGCTGATTTCTCGGAAGCATTAGGTCTTGATGTTGACGCTACGGCTTACGGTATGGGCGTACGCTCAAAACGCTTTGCTCTAATTGCGGAAGATGGCGTGGTGACAGCGCTTGAAGTTGATGATAAGGGGCTTGATAAGAGTTCAGCTGAACATATCTTAAATCAGCTTTAG
- a CDS encoding MlaC/ttg2D family ABC transporter substrate-binding protein yields MSKFMSKALIALTFLSFSLVSHAFQDPKLHLEEVTKKISAEILNNKEKIKKDSEYAKSLIRDYLLPEIDSEYMAKRILGKTYWMQATEEQRKQFINEFIGLLLNSYAKGLASYDGQPISYDDTQYSKSGNLANVRSTIVPNEGEPILIDYRLKVQPDETWLVTDVIIEGVSMAKSYANQYREQISKIGLEETLKQLETENERAKKATEISDEKVEQS; encoded by the coding sequence ATGAGCAAATTTATGTCTAAAGCTTTGATTGCTTTAACATTTTTATCATTCAGCTTGGTCAGCCACGCATTTCAAGACCCAAAGTTGCATCTTGAAGAAGTGACAAAGAAGATCAGCGCTGAAATTTTGAATAATAAAGAAAAAATCAAAAAAGACTCTGAATACGCAAAAAGCTTAATCCGTGACTACCTGCTGCCTGAAATAGACAGTGAGTACATGGCAAAGCGAATTCTCGGCAAAACTTACTGGATGCAAGCGACTGAAGAACAACGCAAACAATTCATCAATGAATTTATAGGACTTCTGCTTAATAGCTACGCGAAAGGCCTAGCAAGTTACGATGGCCAACCAATTTCATACGATGATACTCAGTACTCCAAAAGTGGTAACTTAGCGAACGTACGCTCTACTATCGTCCCCAATGAAGGTGAGCCAATCCTTATTGATTACCGCCTGAAAGTACAGCCCGATGAAACCTGGCTGGTCACAGACGTCATCATCGAAGGCGTTAGCATGGCTAAAAGCTACGCCAACCAGTATCGTGAGCAAATTTCGAAAATTGGTCTTGAAGAAACGCTTAAGCAACTTGAGACTGAGAACGAAAGAGCAAAAAAAGCCACGGAAATCAGTGACGAAAAAGTTGAGCAGTCCTAA
- a CDS encoding DUF11 domain-containing protein: MSFQTWNNKFFLCLALMFIAPYSLSAPITQNYTNSTPANVDPRQTSPVDRTVTVPAADFPNGVTVDNVIISIDFDKRDRNNGVCTNYNGGFVFNDEIYFELSKPSEGISTVLVPFNTYSGGVHPAPTPDGYITVVFDDAAATTVGGGTPVAGTFAPVNPLSVFDGVDPAGDWTLTMADSAGQDPLCFSSFTLALEASAQVDISVTKTDLSASYVPGSDATYIITVSNSGPDDAFNLAVNDTLPDGVISATWTCSGSGGGLCGVSNGVGNITGVNVDIPSGGAVQFAVDVTFSTNPADY; encoded by the coding sequence ATGAGTTTTCAAACATGGAACAACAAATTTTTTCTTTGTTTAGCGTTAATGTTCATTGCGCCCTATAGTTTATCTGCCCCTATTACGCAAAATTACACAAACTCTACGCCTGCAAATGTTGATCCTCGTCAAACCAGTCCTGTTGATAGAACCGTTACTGTACCAGCCGCCGACTTTCCGAACGGTGTTACCGTCGATAATGTCATCATTTCGATTGATTTTGACAAGCGTGATAGGAATAACGGTGTCTGTACTAATTACAATGGGGGCTTCGTATTCAATGATGAAATTTACTTTGAGCTGTCAAAGCCTTCAGAAGGCATTAGTACCGTCTTAGTTCCTTTTAATACCTACAGCGGTGGGGTACACCCTGCGCCAACGCCCGATGGCTACATTACTGTTGTTTTTGATGATGCTGCGGCGACTACAGTCGGCGGTGGAACGCCTGTGGCAGGCACTTTTGCGCCTGTTAATCCCTTAAGTGTTTTCGACGGTGTGGATCCTGCTGGCGATTGGACCTTAACCATGGCAGATAGTGCCGGACAAGATCCCTTGTGTTTCTCAAGCTTTACCTTAGCACTGGAAGCTTCGGCACAAGTTGATATTTCAGTGACCAAAACGGATCTTTCTGCCAGTTATGTACCAGGAAGTGATGCTACTTACATCATAACTGTGAGCAACTCAGGCCCTGATGACGCGTTTAATTTGGCGGTCAATGATACGCTACCAGACGGAGTAATCTCTGCTACTTGGACCTGTTCTGGTTCTGGAGGCGGGCTTTGTGGTGTTTCTAACGGAGTTGGAAATATTACTGGGGTAAATGTTGATATTCCGAGTGGGGGAGCCGTTCAGTTTGCGGTTGATGTGACTTTCTCCACGAATCCTGCTGACTACTAG
- a CDS encoding TusE/DsrC/DsvC family sulfur relay protein, with protein sequence MNIDLNTLPRDKQGYLTDPAVWNENVAIAISQSEGIELTEDHWHVIRYVRQFYEEFNTSPSIRPLVKYLANEWSKEKGNSIYLHLLFPDGPAKQATKIAGLPKPARCI encoded by the coding sequence ATGAATATTGATCTAAACACTCTGCCTAGAGATAAACAAGGCTATCTAACTGATCCCGCAGTATGGAACGAGAATGTCGCCATTGCCATTAGCCAATCTGAAGGCATTGAACTAACAGAAGACCATTGGCATGTGATTCGTTATGTTAGGCAGTTTTACGAGGAATTTAACACCAGCCCTTCTATTCGGCCATTAGTGAAGTATCTCGCTAATGAATGGTCAAAAGAAAAAGGGAATAGTATTTACCTCCATCTACTGTTTCCGGACGGCCCAGCTAAGCAAGCGACTAAAATCGCAGGGCTACCTAAACCTGCTCGCTGCATTTAA
- a CDS encoding DsrH/TusB family sulfur relay protein — protein MKTLYILNNPQLFNQCSSAMNEEDALLLIENAVLLSDQLEPRPNYFVLEEDLIARGLNNNLEWQTKNYEGFVQLTLDCDKSVSWL, from the coding sequence ATGAAAACACTTTACATCCTCAATAACCCGCAACTCTTTAATCAATGTTCTTCAGCTATGAATGAAGAAGATGCCTTACTATTGATCGAAAACGCAGTACTGCTATCAGACCAGCTAGAACCTCGTCCGAATTACTTTGTCTTAGAAGAAGACTTGATTGCCAGAGGACTCAATAACAACTTGGAATGGCAAACCAAAAACTACGAAGGGTTTGTACAGCTTACTCTTGACTGTGATAAATCAGTATCTTGGTTATGA
- the tusC gene encoding sulfurtransferase complex subunit TusC, translating into MSQSLAVIFNKAPYGTQSGRELLDIALMAAAFDMDISALFIDDGVYQLLENQQPDILNMKNHSPTFKALELYGIETVLISQEDLSQRSLSEAQLLKVAKVSSSNHINQVIRRSDFVFML; encoded by the coding sequence ATGAGCCAATCATTAGCGGTAATTTTTAATAAAGCGCCTTACGGCACCCAATCTGGTAGAGAGCTGTTGGATATAGCCTTGATGGCAGCAGCCTTTGATATGGATATCAGCGCCCTTTTTATCGATGATGGTGTTTATCAGCTGCTTGAGAATCAGCAACCCGATATCCTCAATATGAAAAACCACAGTCCGACGTTTAAAGCTCTTGAGCTTTATGGCATCGAAACGGTCTTAATCAGCCAAGAAGATTTAAGCCAAAGAAGTTTGTCTGAGGCTCAATTGTTGAAAGTGGCTAAAGTGAGCTCATCCAATCATATCAATCAGGTCATTCGCCGCTCTGACTTTGTGTTTATGCTATAA
- the tusD gene encoding sulfurtransferase complex subunit TusD, translating to MATFSLLVTANPHSAQGQFSAIQFAKTLLNQGHELKRVFFYADGVLVASRINCPPSDEYNLTKTWAKLAIQHDFELVACVTVAMKRGITNATEAERNALTGDNLDPAFEISGLGQLTEAMLESDRLVTFG from the coding sequence ATGGCAACTTTTTCGTTATTAGTCACGGCTAACCCGCATTCTGCGCAGGGTCAATTTAGCGCAATACAGTTCGCAAAAACACTGTTAAATCAAGGCCATGAGCTTAAGCGAGTGTTTTTTTATGCGGACGGAGTGCTCGTTGCCAGTCGTATAAATTGCCCGCCGTCAGATGAATACAACCTGACCAAAACTTGGGCCAAGCTAGCTATTCAGCATGACTTTGAGTTAGTTGCCTGCGTCACCGTTGCCATGAAGCGAGGGATTACCAATGCTACCGAGGCTGAGCGAAATGCTCTTACCGGTGACAACCTTGATCCGGCATTTGAAATAAGCGGCTTGGGTCAGTTAACCGAAGCCATGCTAGAAAGTGACCGCTTGGTTACGTTTGGGTAA
- a CDS encoding DUF7927 domain-containing protein, with product MGVFKKALVCLALFVVTPIVSAGAFFETGRSQVNTTVDNGGWVTVNLQKSYTNPVVIAGYVSHNNDNSLSARVRNVTGTSFQVGVQSPCESYNRFNGTTPPAANTCPSSPWLSESIDWIVIEQGTWVFPDGTKIEAYNHVTSTTRSRFGSSNARDSISFTHTYSSAPAVIHGVSSYNDPNWISSVVWGDSTNKGTLPNNVSFSLAMEGAEAATSHGSETLGWMAIEIGSGTNSGNTYSAGRVSRIIDRHNDECQQIGLGATFSAAPNVVVKKNTMSGGDGAWVRSCGAIAGTTNFRVHMEEEQVNDGDRTGVDEAASWFAFESGSFGALEFLSATKTVTDEDGDSVGGPGELLTYAVTITNLQDDFAQANNATSTNPEFTDDLDSNVIFDSVVSASSGSLTHNAGLNRMEWQGSVPPSGTVNLQYRVRVNEDMAICSLSNISNQGQLNMDPIDDAVETGDVDNLNYIVELSDDPTLNDGVDTDGDTLTDDDDSTIISADCLADISVTKSDASANFEPGQNSSYTIVITNSGPHSVVGIQVADTLPNGLSFNGAVSCNITTGSGSCGAQSISGQDYNQSISLGDSSSATIVIPVISSSNPNDY from the coding sequence ATGGGAGTGTTTAAAAAGGCTCTGGTGTGCTTGGCGTTATTTGTTGTCACGCCAATCGTTAGCGCTGGTGCATTTTTTGAAACCGGACGCTCACAAGTAAATACTACTGTCGATAACGGTGGCTGGGTTACTGTGAACCTGCAAAAGTCTTATACCAATCCTGTGGTCATTGCGGGCTACGTTAGTCATAACAATGATAACTCGCTCTCAGCTAGAGTGCGGAACGTTACAGGCACCAGCTTTCAAGTAGGGGTACAAAGTCCCTGCGAGAGCTACAATCGGTTTAATGGCACCACACCGCCTGCAGCAAACACTTGTCCGAGTTCTCCTTGGCTAAGCGAATCAATAGATTGGATCGTTATTGAGCAAGGAACTTGGGTGTTTCCTGATGGGACTAAGATCGAAGCCTATAACCATGTAACCTCTACCACTCGATCTCGATTTGGGAGTAGTAATGCACGAGACTCCATCAGTTTTACTCATACTTACTCTTCAGCCCCAGCCGTAATTCATGGCGTGAGTAGTTACAATGACCCGAATTGGATTTCATCTGTGGTTTGGGGCGATAGCACCAACAAAGGAACTCTGCCTAATAACGTCTCTTTTAGTTTGGCAATGGAAGGCGCGGAGGCGGCCACTTCTCATGGCTCAGAGACTTTAGGTTGGATGGCTATTGAAATTGGCTCTGGGACTAATTCAGGCAATACCTACAGCGCAGGTCGTGTTAGCAGAATTATTGACCGTCATAATGATGAGTGTCAACAGATTGGCCTTGGAGCGACTTTCTCAGCCGCGCCTAACGTCGTTGTAAAAAAGAACACCATGAGCGGTGGTGATGGCGCTTGGGTAAGGTCTTGCGGCGCTATTGCTGGTACCACGAACTTTAGGGTTCATATGGAGGAGGAGCAAGTTAACGATGGGGATCGTACAGGAGTTGACGAAGCCGCGTCTTGGTTCGCCTTTGAGAGTGGTAGCTTCGGTGCTCTAGAGTTTTTAAGTGCTACTAAAACGGTTACCGATGAAGATGGTGATAGCGTTGGTGGTCCAGGAGAGTTGCTGACCTACGCGGTCACAATCACCAATTTACAAGACGACTTTGCTCAAGCCAATAATGCTACGTCCACTAATCCAGAGTTTACCGATGATTTAGACAGTAATGTAATCTTTGACTCAGTAGTGTCTGCGTCAAGTGGTAGCCTGACTCATAATGCAGGCCTTAATCGCATGGAGTGGCAGGGCAGCGTCCCCCCTTCCGGAACGGTGAATTTACAGTATCGAGTTCGGGTTAATGAAGACATGGCAATCTGTAGCCTAAGCAATATCAGTAATCAGGGGCAGCTCAATATGGACCCTATAGATGACGCTGTTGAGACAGGTGATGTCGACAACCTGAATTATATTGTTGAGCTCAGTGATGATCCTACCCTAAATGATGGTGTTGATACTGATGGTGATACGCTAACGGATGATGATGACTCGACGATTATATCGGCGGATTGCTTGGCAGATATTTCTGTAACAAAAAGTGATGCTTCAGCGAATTTTGAACCAGGTCAAAACTCTAGCTATACGATTGTTATTACCAATTCAGGCCCACATTCAGTAGTTGGGATTCAAGTTGCTGATACATTACCCAATGGACTATCGTTTAATGGTGCTGTGAGTTGCAATATTACTACTGGAAGCGGTAGTTGTGGAGCACAATCAATATCTGGCCAAGATTATAATCAGTCCATTAGCCTTGGCGACAGCAGTTCCGCGACGATTGTTATCCCTGTCATATCCAGCTCAAATCCTAACGATTATTAA